One region of Pyramidobacter sp. YE332 genomic DNA includes:
- a CDS encoding dTDP-4-dehydrorhamnose 3,5-epimerase family protein: MECCKSKIPGVYLFSERPEINNNLGFEVLYSHENIRNVSGLKNVFSYHYETEFMFKNTLRGFFIQNAPWTNNLLMKCVNGSCRVIVLDVRDTTETYQHYTSRDLLSSDGNLLYVPIGVAHAFLSLEDNTRLYILSDNIISEKKNITINVFETLAGSGIIPAKVISSVETYKAPRLSEIERRYW, translated from the coding sequence ATGGAATGTTGTAAATCAAAGATTCCTGGAGTTTATCTCTTTTCAGAAAGACCAGAAATAAACAATAATCTTGGTTTTGAAGTATTGTATTCTCATGAAAATATTAGAAATGTAAGTGGGTTAAAGAATGTGTTTTCATATCACTATGAAACAGAATTTATGTTTAAAAATACTCTGCGTGGCTTTTTTATCCAAAATGCTCCATGGACAAACAATCTCCTGATGAAATGCGTAAATGGCTCGTGCAGAGTTATCGTTTTAGATGTAAGAGATACCACGGAAACGTATCAGCATTATACTTCAAGAGATTTGTTGAGTAGTGATGGGAACTTATTGTATGTTCCCATTGGGGTGGCGCATGCCTTTTTATCTCTGGAAGATAACACAAGATTGTATATTTTATCAGATAATATTATTTCAGAGAAAAAGAATATTACAATAAACGTCTTCGAGACTTTAGCAGGAAGCGGGATAATACCAGCGAAAGTTATCTCTTCCGTGGAAACATATAAAGCACCTCGTCTTTCAGAAATAGAGCGTCGATATTGGTAG
- a CDS encoding glycosyltransferase has product MSDSVLVSVIVMSYNQEQFIEQAVSSILMQRTNFPYEILVGDDASIDGTPEILKSLQRKYPEKIRLFLREHNLGATRNAYELSMRAGGAYIAVCEGDDYWTSKDKLQTQVDFLEKNPSFIGCSHDYVAVDQNGAPLRRQRLRWISGKSRYTLKDFQGVMLPGQAATIVKRNIYADRSQDYSICYKAHRQISDRTVILICAAKGDFYHFKEKMSCYRRYKKSGNLTAAMYNSSLENMRRELAYTRTLENYAASVLKVDAGFRAHRKELFVSAVLHYLKTGVKGWRCLAWEILELENRKWEFFLCIPMICVKKIYYWLFYLD; this is encoded by the coding sequence ATGTCTGATAGCGTATTAGTAAGCGTGATTGTTATGTCATATAATCAAGAGCAGTTTATTGAGCAGGCGGTTTCCAGTATCCTAATGCAGCGCACAAATTTTCCTTATGAGATCCTCGTTGGAGATGACGCGTCTATCGACGGCACGCCCGAAATATTGAAGTCACTGCAAAGAAAATATCCCGAGAAAATTCGACTTTTTCTAAGGGAACATAATCTGGGCGCGACAAGAAACGCGTATGAACTCTCCATGCGCGCCGGGGGAGCCTATATCGCCGTTTGTGAAGGCGACGACTATTGGACGTCAAAGGATAAGCTGCAGACGCAGGTTGATTTTCTTGAAAAGAACCCTTCTTTCATCGGCTGCTCTCATGACTACGTTGCCGTCGATCAAAACGGGGCGCCGTTAAGACGGCAGCGCTTACGTTGGATCAGCGGCAAATCCCGGTACACCCTGAAGGATTTTCAGGGCGTCATGCTGCCGGGGCAGGCGGCGACTATTGTAAAGCGTAATATTTACGCCGACAGATCCCAGGACTACTCTATCTGCTATAAAGCCCACCGGCAGATCAGCGATCGAACGGTGATATTGATTTGCGCCGCCAAGGGCGATTTTTATCATTTTAAAGAAAAAATGAGTTGCTACCGCCGATATAAAAAATCCGGAAATTTAACGGCGGCAATGTACAATTCTTCGCTGGAAAACATGAGGCGGGAACTTGCCTATACTCGTACGCTGGAAAACTACGCCGCTTCAGTATTAAAGGTCGACGCCGGTTTTCGCGCCCACAGGAAAGAGCTGTTTGTTTCTGCGGTTTTACATTACTTGAAGACGGGAGTTAAAGGCTGGCGTTGCCTGGCATGGGAGATTCTCGAACTGGAGAACAGAAAATGGGAATTTTTCCTCTGCATCCCCATGATCTGTGTAAAAAAAATATACTATTGGCTCTTTTATCTTGACTAA
- a CDS encoding ATP-grasp domain-containing protein — protein sequence MGLFDGKRLLLLGTSVASVSMVRYARQEGAYVIVTDNLAPERSEAKQICDECAAVSTRDVGALCDFAREKSIDGIFCGVSEGNLITLQAVCEKLGLPCYFTKKQWDAFQNKKTFKDLCVKHGVPVPREYAVGADGDKEWAKRVNYPVIVKPVDGFAARGVTICRGEGELEPAVRRARENSPSGSVIVEDYVTGTEITSVYTIKGGEVSLSILRDRYPSLDHTGVTAQFDASIAPSQFYEQYKKQVDPAIKKMLKSAGAYAGTVFFQGIATEKGIYIFECGYRIPALCDYYYLDAVNGINYMKMAVEYALTGTSDHGDLGRDNPNPDCFCCAFNMTAHAGVIGSLSGLEKVRKIPGVCYAEFLLPVGSEVVENNSMAQSVFRAYIAADTCDELKNVIKKIQELVCVRDDRGNDMLFLKFDTERVVNSLNN from the coding sequence ATGGGACTGTTTGATGGAAAACGGCTGTTGCTTTTAGGTACGTCCGTTGCATCTGTTAGCATGGTTCGCTATGCGCGGCAGGAAGGCGCGTATGTGATCGTCACCGACAACCTGGCGCCTGAGCGGTCGGAGGCAAAGCAGATTTGCGACGAATGTGCTGCGGTCAGTACGCGGGATGTTGGCGCTCTATGTGATTTTGCCCGGGAAAAGAGCATCGACGGCATTTTTTGCGGCGTCAGCGAGGGGAATTTAATAACCCTTCAGGCAGTATGCGAAAAACTGGGGTTGCCTTGTTACTTCACGAAAAAGCAGTGGGATGCCTTTCAGAATAAAAAGACCTTTAAAGACCTGTGCGTAAAACATGGCGTTCCGGTACCGCGGGAATATGCCGTCGGCGCGGACGGCGACAAAGAGTGGGCTAAACGTGTGAATTACCCCGTCATTGTAAAGCCTGTAGACGGTTTCGCCGCCCGCGGCGTTACCATCTGCCGCGGAGAGGGCGAATTGGAACCGGCGGTTCGTCGCGCCCGGGAGAATTCCCCAAGCGGTTCTGTGATCGTGGAAGATTATGTGACCGGCACGGAAATCACCTCGGTTTATACTATCAAGGGCGGGGAAGTGAGCCTGTCCATACTGCGCGATCGGTACCCTTCGCTGGATCACACTGGAGTAACGGCGCAGTTTGACGCCAGTATTGCCCCGTCGCAGTTTTATGAGCAATATAAAAAACAGGTTGATCCGGCGATCAAAAAGATGCTGAAGAGCGCCGGCGCCTACGCCGGGACTGTGTTTTTTCAAGGCATTGCCACCGAGAAGGGGATCTACATTTTTGAGTGTGGATATCGCATTCCCGCGCTGTGCGATTACTATTACCTGGATGCGGTTAACGGTATCAACTATATGAAAATGGCCGTTGAATATGCGCTGACAGGCACGTCGGATCATGGCGATCTCGGCAGGGACAATCCGAACCCCGATTGTTTCTGCTGCGCGTTCAATATGACGGCCCACGCCGGCGTCATCGGGAGTCTCAGCGGCCTGGAGAAAGTACGGAAAATCCCGGGAGTCTGTTATGCGGAGTTTTTGCTGCCTGTCGGCTCTGAAGTTGTGGAAAACAATTCCATGGCGCAGTCAGTCTTCCGCGCCTATATCGCCGCAGACACCTGCGATGAATTGAAGAACGTTATTAAGAAGATTCAGGAGCTTGTCTGCGTCCGCGACGACCGCGGCAATGATATGCTGTTCTTGAAATTCGATACGGAACGCGTTGTGAATTCACTGAATAACTGA
- a CDS encoding glycosyltransferase family 2 protein — protein sequence MNSIDASLPDEPVVSIGMATYNHEKYIARAIESVLMQEVTFSYELVIAEDCSTDHTREIVQKYQKKYPEVIRLILHEKNIGMQKNSNCLRRACRGKYRANLEGDDYWLFSDKLQKQVNFLEEHPDFIATGGDFVCVNDFGAPCAFPWGKLSDTYCQDDEYTKEHLERWLLPSHISATLFRNVFRNYSEEELQQFEEIQVLGDRRVYMLLVTLGRIRHEKKPVMVRRILTKSSTSFTSAIKKTNWLQINFDWLCEAERFAKKQLHTSLDLSKRKEMYWLGSLRMFYWHPTKVNFDTSYYIFKNSSGKMRCIFIFIRAILKKVSCVLERDGIILTLRKGASVLREYLVSAVKYALQKEDSLQEENQSSIATSFSKK from the coding sequence GTGAATAGTATAGATGCGAGCTTGCCCGACGAGCCTGTAGTTAGTATTGGTATGGCCACATATAATCATGAAAAATACATTGCCCGTGCGATAGAAAGTGTATTGATGCAGGAGGTGACTTTCTCCTATGAACTCGTTATCGCAGAGGATTGCTCTACAGATCATACACGAGAGATCGTCCAGAAGTATCAGAAAAAATATCCAGAGGTAATCCGTCTGATACTGCATGAGAAAAATATTGGAATGCAGAAAAATTCGAATTGTTTGAGACGGGCGTGCCGAGGAAAATATCGCGCCAATCTGGAAGGTGACGATTATTGGCTTTTCAGTGATAAGTTGCAGAAACAGGTTAATTTCTTGGAAGAACATCCCGATTTTATCGCTACGGGGGGCGACTTTGTGTGTGTCAATGATTTTGGTGCTCCCTGTGCATTCCCTTGGGGGAAGCTTAGTGACACTTATTGTCAGGATGATGAATATACTAAAGAGCATTTAGAGAGATGGCTGTTGCCATCTCATATATCAGCAACGCTCTTCAGAAATGTTTTCCGCAATTACAGTGAAGAAGAGCTCCAACAATTTGAGGAAATACAAGTTTTAGGGGATCGGCGTGTGTATATGCTTCTGGTTACGCTCGGCAGGATTCGGCACGAAAAAAAACCCGTTATGGTACGACGGATTTTAACGAAATCCAGTACAAGCTTTACATCAGCCATTAAAAAGACGAATTGGCTGCAAATCAATTTCGACTGGCTATGTGAAGCGGAACGATTTGCGAAAAAACAGCTTCACACATCGTTGGACTTAAGCAAACGCAAAGAGATGTATTGGTTGGGGAGTCTTAGGATGTTTTATTGGCATCCGACTAAGGTTAACTTTGATACTTCATATTATATATTTAAAAACTCTTCGGGCAAAATGCGGTGTATTTTTATTTTTATACGCGCGATACTAAAAAAAGTATCCTGCGTGCTAGAACGAGATGGAATTATTCTCACGCTTAGAAAAGGAGCAAGCGTGTTAAGAGAATATTTGGTCAGTGCTGTCAAATACGCTTTGCAGAAAGAAGACAGTTTGCAAGAGGAAAATCAATCATCGATTGCAACTTCCTTCTCGAAAAAATAA
- a CDS encoding dTDP-4-dehydrorhamnose 3,5-epimerase family protein — translation MLIIKSKKIAGVKYQKLNLSVDHKGIRVITYNWLDLFQAGEEDIFEMIYTKRCTSSPCVVEGLYSIPQQKILLRCFQGCMNLFLADLRNNSETFLKTERLKLRSSWSMDSNLYQGGLIPEGVVWGVEQAEPNSILLIQTSRPVDFAQVQMINPLDEQLGTLFDGIEFSVIDAFSREMKTVQEFLDLRAQDNRVDELTGRLSEVLERN, via the coding sequence GTGCTTATTATAAAATCGAAAAAAATAGCAGGAGTAAAGTATCAAAAACTAAATCTTTCCGTAGATCATAAGGGGATCAGAGTCATCACGTATAATTGGTTAGATCTGTTCCAGGCCGGAGAGGAAGATATATTTGAAATGATTTACACTAAAAGATGCACGTCTTCCCCCTGTGTCGTCGAAGGTTTGTATTCTATTCCACAGCAAAAAATTCTTTTAAGGTGCTTTCAGGGATGTATGAACTTATTCTTGGCTGATCTCAGAAACAATAGTGAAACTTTTTTAAAAACAGAAAGGTTAAAATTACGTTCTTCTTGGTCGATGGACTCTAATTTATATCAGGGGGGGCTGATTCCCGAAGGCGTTGTTTGGGGTGTGGAACAAGCTGAGCCCAATTCTATATTGCTAATTCAAACTTCAAGGCCTGTTGATTTTGCGCAGGTGCAGATGATTAATCCTTTGGATGAACAACTGGGCACTCTATTCGATGGCATTGAATTTTCTGTTATCGATGCTTTCAGTAGGGAAATGAAAACGGTTCAGGAGTTTCTTGATTTGCGAGCGCAAGATAATAGGGTAGATGAACTAACTGGTCGTTTGAGTGAGGTGCTGGAGAGAAATTAA